One genomic region from Nocardia vinacea encodes:
- a CDS encoding glycosyl transferase yields MRVEAPPVVGVVTKGSTPAGGARPEQRTAKRKRIRVDRSDLVASVSYLALAVTVLSGQWRNTHSGYLIKSGQDQTMWEWFFAVTAHSVAHLENPLGTNLQNFPAGVNMMANTAMFGVGVPLTPVTLLFGPTVTFVLVLTLGLASTAFAWYWLFSRELVESRLAAAIGGIFCGFAPAMISHANAHPNFVLLALLPVIALLLIRIARRVSGAETTKPRRRVRDAVALGFLVALQIALGEEPLLIFALAFGLFGLVYYLRTPRTGWQVVRALAPTIALAAGITLMLTEIPLWWQFFGPQSYRSIDHGPMGNDLKAIVQFPAESLGGMFAPGQYVSMNDTEQNAYFGWPLLLLLLVTVALLWRDRVVRAATAVMVVFGVLSLGATAMFGKESTGIELPWRWAELAPLLNTVLETRLTMAAIPAIAAVLALATQRAVTWWRQSPVDWRPLAWFPALALALVPLVPTVLPVIERTPTPEFFAEGTVKQYVSGGSVVLVPPPRPAEAQALRWQADANFDFALAGGYFVGPTGANKKGIYGPDFRPTTALLVGAQDTGVVPPIDADTRAQALDDLGFWEADVVVLPATKNSEVLRTTMTQLLGVAPRQVDDVWLWDVRPLR; encoded by the coding sequence TTGCGGGTCGAGGCACCACCAGTAGTAGGCGTCGTCACCAAGGGATCGACACCGGCTGGTGGGGCCAGACCCGAGCAGCGCACCGCGAAGCGGAAACGGATCCGGGTCGATCGGAGTGATCTGGTCGCCTCGGTGAGCTATCTCGCATTGGCTGTCACGGTGCTGTCCGGACAGTGGCGCAATACACATAGCGGGTACCTGATCAAGAGTGGTCAGGACCAGACCATGTGGGAGTGGTTCTTCGCGGTCACCGCACATTCGGTGGCGCATCTGGAAAATCCGCTCGGCACGAATCTGCAGAACTTCCCGGCCGGGGTGAACATGATGGCCAATACGGCCATGTTCGGGGTCGGGGTGCCGTTGACGCCGGTCACGCTGCTGTTCGGACCGACCGTCACCTTTGTGCTCGTCCTCACGCTCGGCCTCGCCTCCACCGCCTTCGCCTGGTACTGGCTGTTCTCCCGGGAATTGGTGGAGTCCCGGCTGGCCGCCGCGATCGGCGGGATATTCTGCGGTTTCGCGCCCGCGATGATCTCGCATGCCAACGCGCACCCGAATTTCGTGCTGCTGGCGCTGCTTCCGGTCATCGCGCTGCTGTTGATCCGCATCGCACGACGTGTGTCGGGTGCGGAGACGACCAAGCCACGCAGGCGAGTTCGTGATGCCGTCGCGCTCGGCTTCCTGGTAGCGCTGCAGATCGCACTCGGCGAGGAACCGCTGCTGATCTTCGCACTCGCCTTCGGACTCTTCGGCCTCGTGTACTACCTGCGCACACCGCGCACGGGCTGGCAAGTAGTGCGTGCGCTCGCCCCGACCATCGCATTGGCTGCGGGCATCACCTTGATGCTCACCGAAATTCCACTGTGGTGGCAGTTCTTCGGGCCGCAGAGTTATCGCTCGATCGACCACGGGCCGATGGGCAACGATCTGAAGGCCATCGTGCAGTTCCCCGCCGAATCGCTCGGCGGGATGTTCGCGCCCGGCCAGTACGTGTCCATGAACGACACCGAGCAGAACGCGTATTTCGGCTGGCCACTGCTGCTGTTGCTGCTCGTGACGGTGGCGCTGCTGTGGCGCGACCGGGTGGTCCGGGCGGCGACCGCGGTGATGGTGGTCTTCGGGGTGCTGTCGCTCGGTGCGACAGCCATGTTCGGCAAGGAGTCGACCGGGATCGAATTGCCTTGGCGCTGGGCCGAATTGGCCCCGTTGCTCAATACGGTGCTGGAGACCCGGCTGACCATGGCCGCGATTCCGGCCATCGCGGCGGTGCTGGCCTTGGCGACCCAGCGCGCGGTCACCTGGTGGCGGCAGTCGCCGGTCGATTGGCGGCCGCTGGCCTGGTTCCCGGCGCTCGCCCTGGCCTTGGTGCCGCTTGTCCCGACCGTCCTTCCGGTGATCGAGCGCACACCGACGCCGGAGTTCTTCGCCGAAGGGACGGTAAAGCAGTACGTGAGTGGCGGTTCGGTGGTGCTGGTGCCGCCGCCGCGACCCGCCGAGGCGCAGGCCTTGCGCTGGCAGGCCGACGCGAATTTCGACTTCGCGCTCGCCGGCGGCTATTTCGTCGGCCCGACCGGTGCGAACAAGAAGGGCATCTACGGACCGGACTTCCGCCCGACCACCGCACTGCTCGTCGGCGCTCAGGACACCGGCGTGGTCCCGCCCATCGACGCCGACACCCGCGCACAGGCACTCGACGACCTGGGCTTCTGGGAGGCCGACGTGGTGGTCCTGCCCGCCACCAAGAACTCCGAAGTGCTGCGCACGACCATGACGCAACTGCTCGGCGTCGCGCCGCGACAGGTCGACGACGTGTGGCTCTGGGACGTCCGGCCGCTGCGATAG
- a CDS encoding arabinosyltransferase domain-containing protein produces the protein MRPDRTSAAFTRNRLIALVSGLLGFVLALLTPLLPVKQDQAALDWPQAGRTSVEAPLVSYVPLRLDATLPCSVVAAAGSGMVLSTIPQASGQAGAKGLTVSVTDGTLAVLQRDVPLLSAPVAEIAGCESVTITATAAATSVEFVGAKRQDGTPFRNTITRDIRPQVVGVFTDLDAAKLDGAKLHADIDSRFSSTPSALKLGAMIAAAICTIIALIALHLLDNADGRRARRFLPGHWWRFTLADVAVLGLLVLWHFIGANTSDDGYILNMARVSEHSGYMANYYRWFAVPEAPFGWSYEVLAWMTKVSDASPWMRLPTLAAGIVCWMVISREVLPRLGARVRRHRVALWTAGLVFLAFWLPYDNGLRPEPLIAAGALLTWCSIERAIATGRLLPAAVGVLIAAFSLAAGPTGLICVAALIAGSRPVLQIIVRRARDAAGTLAPPDAEHAGSEPAPNAERVSEGNANSDGSEGGSSAERRTAVAPQVDHSTSRLATFFRYAALLAPGLAAGTLVLVIVFADQTLATVMEATRVRTLVGPNVAWFDERTRWDSLLALSPDGSLARRFGVLVMLLCLLVCVLQVLRKGRIPGTSRGPSVRILGIVFASLLLMMFTPTKWTHHFGVYAGLAGSLAALAAVAVGTNGIRSPRNRALFAAAVLFLLAITFTGSNGWWYVSSYGVPWWDKAPLVAGKGLSTLFLGLSGVALIVAVWLHYREPYREKTDAPRRFERYASAPLTIAAALLVLFEVASLAKAAVTQYPAYSIAKSNLESLSGNTCALANEVLVETDTADSLLLPYTGSPADGLSTESKGFTPNGVAADLTADAEETVTGGANSVNKDSKNKTTKTTGAGTGGGTSQQAGINGSTVALPFGLDPTRTPIMGSYQEGTDQQQAKLTSQWYRLDLTDSMRNDPAYQMLAITAAGRIRSIDADGVLTYGQELHLEYGVRGADGEVQTLGSVDPLDIGPAPSWRNLRVPLDKLPAGVNAVRLVAADNDITQKQWLAVTPPRLPHLATLNSVVGEAAPVLLDWHVGLAFPCQRPFDHHDGVAEVPNWRILPDRVGSDASNAWQDDIGGGPLGWTGLLLKSQTIPTYLAHNWTRDWGSLEQFTPYDPTATPATIATTVKSVNGWKKADPIRAR, from the coding sequence GTGCGACCGGACCGAACTTCTGCAGCGTTCACCCGTAACCGCCTGATCGCCCTCGTCTCCGGGTTGCTCGGATTCGTGCTGGCACTGTTGACGCCGTTGCTTCCGGTGAAACAGGATCAGGCCGCGCTCGACTGGCCCCAGGCGGGCCGTACCAGTGTCGAGGCGCCATTGGTTTCGTATGTGCCGCTGCGGTTGGATGCGACGCTGCCGTGTTCAGTGGTGGCCGCGGCCGGGTCGGGCATGGTGCTGTCGACCATTCCGCAAGCGTCGGGTCAGGCCGGTGCCAAGGGACTGACCGTCTCGGTCACCGATGGCACGCTCGCGGTGCTGCAGCGTGATGTGCCGCTGCTGTCCGCGCCGGTCGCGGAGATCGCCGGCTGCGAGTCCGTCACCATCACCGCGACGGCGGCCGCGACCTCGGTCGAATTCGTCGGTGCGAAGCGGCAGGACGGTACGCCGTTCCGCAACACCATCACCCGCGATATCCGCCCGCAGGTGGTCGGCGTCTTCACCGACCTGGATGCCGCGAAGCTCGATGGCGCGAAGCTGCACGCCGATATCGATTCCCGCTTCTCCTCGACGCCGTCCGCGCTGAAGCTCGGCGCCATGATCGCGGCGGCGATCTGCACGATCATCGCGCTGATCGCATTGCACCTGCTCGACAATGCCGATGGTCGGCGGGCGCGCCGGTTCCTGCCCGGGCACTGGTGGCGGTTCACCCTGGCCGACGTGGCGGTGCTCGGGCTCCTTGTGCTGTGGCATTTCATCGGCGCGAATACCTCCGACGACGGCTACATCCTGAATATGGCCCGCGTCTCGGAGCATTCCGGATACATGGCCAACTACTACCGTTGGTTCGCGGTGCCCGAGGCGCCGTTCGGCTGGTCCTACGAAGTACTGGCCTGGATGACCAAAGTCTCCGACGCCAGCCCGTGGATGCGGCTGCCGACGCTGGCCGCCGGAATCGTGTGCTGGATGGTGATCAGCCGAGAGGTGCTGCCGCGCTTGGGCGCTCGGGTGCGCAGGCACAGGGTGGCGCTGTGGACCGCCGGTCTGGTCTTCCTCGCGTTCTGGCTGCCCTATGACAACGGTCTGCGGCCCGAACCGCTGATCGCCGCGGGTGCGCTGCTGACCTGGTGCTCGATCGAGCGGGCCATTGCGACCGGACGGCTGCTGCCCGCCGCGGTCGGTGTGCTGATCGCCGCGTTCTCGCTGGCGGCCGGTCCGACCGGGCTCATCTGTGTGGCGGCACTGATCGCGGGTTCGCGGCCGGTGCTGCAGATCATTGTTCGGCGGGCGCGTGATGCCGCCGGCACGTTGGCACCACCCGATGCCGAGCACGCCGGAAGCGAACCCGCGCCGAATGCCGAGCGGGTTTCCGAAGGCAACGCGAATTCGGATGGGAGCGAAGGCGGATCGAGTGCCGAGCGACGGACTGCCGTCGCGCCCCAGGTGGACCACAGTACGTCGCGCCTCGCGACCTTCTTCCGCTATGCGGCGCTGCTCGCACCGGGGCTCGCCGCCGGAACGCTCGTGCTGGTGATCGTTTTCGCCGATCAAACGCTGGCGACGGTGATGGAAGCGACCCGGGTGCGCACCCTCGTCGGGCCGAATGTGGCCTGGTTCGACGAGCGGACGCGGTGGGATTCGCTGCTGGCGCTCTCGCCGGACGGATCGCTGGCGCGGCGGTTCGGTGTGCTGGTCATGCTGCTGTGCCTGCTGGTCTGTGTGCTGCAGGTGCTGCGCAAGGGGCGGATTCCGGGAACGTCGCGTGGGCCGTCGGTGCGGATTCTCGGCATCGTCTTCGCCTCGCTGCTGCTGATGATGTTCACGCCGACCAAATGGACCCACCACTTCGGCGTTTACGCCGGGCTGGCCGGGTCGCTGGCGGCGCTGGCGGCGGTCGCCGTGGGCACCAATGGGATTCGCTCGCCGCGCAACCGGGCGCTGTTCGCGGCGGCGGTGCTGTTCCTGCTGGCAATCACCTTCACCGGATCCAATGGCTGGTGGTACGTATCCAGTTACGGTGTGCCGTGGTGGGACAAGGCGCCGCTGGTCGCGGGTAAGGGCCTGTCCACGCTGTTCCTCGGGCTGAGCGGCGTGGCGCTGATCGTCGCGGTGTGGCTGCACTATCGCGAGCCGTACCGCGAGAAGACCGATGCGCCACGCCGTTTCGAGCGTTACGCCTCCGCGCCGTTGACGATCGCGGCGGCGTTGCTCGTACTGTTCGAGGTGGCGTCGCTGGCCAAGGCGGCGGTCACGCAGTATCCGGCGTACTCGATCGCCAAGTCGAATCTCGAATCGCTGAGCGGCAATACCTGTGCGCTCGCCAACGAAGTGCTGGTGGAAACCGATACCGCGGATTCGCTGCTGCTCCCCTACACCGGCTCCCCCGCCGACGGATTGTCCACCGAATCGAAGGGCTTCACGCCCAACGGGGTGGCCGCCGACCTCACCGCCGATGCCGAGGAGACCGTCACCGGCGGTGCGAATTCGGTGAACAAGGATTCGAAGAACAAGACCACCAAGACAACCGGTGCGGGCACCGGCGGCGGCACCAGCCAGCAGGCCGGAATCAACGGCAGCACAGTGGCATTGCCGTTCGGCCTGGATCCGACCCGGACCCCGATCATGGGCAGCTACCAGGAGGGGACCGACCAGCAGCAGGCCAAGCTCACCTCGCAGTGGTACCGGCTCGATCTGACCGACAGCATGCGCAATGACCCGGCCTATCAAATGCTCGCCATTACCGCGGCGGGCCGGATCCGCTCGATCGACGCCGATGGTGTGCTCACTTACGGGCAGGAGCTGCACCTGGAGTACGGCGTGCGCGGGGCGGACGGCGAGGTGCAGACGCTCGGGTCGGTGGATCCGCTCGATATCGGGCCCGCACCGTCCTGGCGCAATCTCCGTGTGCCACTGGACAAGTTGCCCGCCGGAGTGAACGCGGTGCGATTGGTCGCGGCCGACAACGACATCACCCAGAAGCAGTGGTTGGCCGTCACCCCGCCCCGGCTGCCGCATCTGGCCACGCTGAATTCCGTTGTCGGCGAAGCCGCTCCGGTCCTGCTGGACTGGCACGTCGGCCTGGCCTTCCC